One window of Thermacetogenium phaeum DSM 12270 genomic DNA carries:
- the pflA gene encoding pyruvate formate-lyase-activating protein: MTTGYVHSIETLGTVDNGGIRFVLFLQGCALHCRFCHNPDTWLQRGRPVTVEEIIEQLKDYKPFFDLSGGGLTVSGGEPLLQPHFVKELFVRAGELGIHRALDTSGFCRKGNILEVLPHTDLVLFSIKAVKPEKHRLLTATGNEEILKNLQLAVQFPVQLVICYVLIPGINDSARDARDLSNLVKSFPRDVPVQILPYHKMGAVKWRELGLCDPLAAIPPAAPEQVSFFEKQLREEGVSIY, encoded by the coding sequence GTGACGACCGGCTACGTCCACTCCATTGAAACGCTGGGTACAGTCGACAACGGCGGCATTCGCTTCGTCCTCTTCCTGCAAGGCTGTGCCCTTCACTGTCGGTTCTGCCACAACCCGGACACCTGGCTTCAAAGGGGGCGTCCGGTAACGGTGGAGGAAATAATCGAACAGCTGAAGGACTACAAACCTTTTTTCGATCTCTCCGGTGGGGGGCTGACGGTTTCAGGGGGTGAACCCTTGCTGCAGCCGCACTTTGTGAAGGAGCTGTTCGTCCGGGCGGGGGAGTTGGGGATTCACCGGGCTCTGGACACTTCTGGTTTCTGCCGAAAAGGAAATATTCTCGAAGTTTTGCCCCACACCGACCTTGTCCTCTTTTCCATTAAGGCCGTCAAACCGGAAAAACACCGCTTATTAACTGCTACGGGGAATGAGGAAATTCTGAAAAATCTTCAATTGGCCGTGCAGTTTCCGGTGCAGCTGGTGATCTGTTATGTTCTCATTCCCGGAATCAATGATTCGGCCCGGGATGCGCGTGACCTTTCTAACCTTGTAAAGTCCTTTCCCAGGGATGTTCCCGTCCAGATTCTTCCCTACCACAAAATGGGTGCTGTGAAGTGGAGGGAGCTGGGTCTCTGCGATCCCCTCGCCGCTATCCCACCTGCTGCACCAGAACAGGTCAGCTTCTTTGAGAAGCAGCTCCGCGAAGAAGGCGTCAGTATTTACTGA
- a CDS encoding alpha/beta hydrolase, which produces MKEQVVFCNQEGEALKGDLHLPSGQLPVPVVVICHGFLGSRRGGGRAVRLADFLSEAGYAVLLFDFAGSGDSEGDFAAATLTKNVGDLRSALNYLEGRGFSNFIVLGRSFGGNAALVAADQDPRVRGVCLWSTPADMGKVLEKILGEQNWRKLQNGEAIVFEDGNRSYRKDAVFLRDLKKYRMPAVAARISPRPLLLVHGTADELVPVDDAQLLFQQAGEPKELVLLPGADHHLSAHQVEAGRATLNWLQQYFNTPG; this is translated from the coding sequence GTGAAGGAACAGGTGGTCTTTTGTAATCAAGAAGGAGAAGCCCTCAAGGGTGATTTACATCTTCCTTCAGGGCAGCTGCCGGTACCGGTGGTAGTCATCTGCCACGGTTTTCTCGGCAGCCGCAGGGGAGGAGGACGGGCGGTGCGCCTTGCCGACTTTCTGTCGGAGGCGGGATACGCCGTCCTGCTTTTCGATTTCGCGGGTTCTGGGGATAGTGAAGGGGATTTCGCTGCTGCAACCCTCACCAAGAATGTCGGGGATTTGCGCTCTGCCCTCAATTATTTGGAAGGGCGGGGGTTTTCCAATTTCATCGTACTGGGCAGGAGTTTCGGCGGGAACGCTGCGCTGGTGGCAGCCGATCAGGACCCCCGGGTTCGGGGAGTCTGTCTCTGGAGCACCCCTGCAGATATGGGTAAGGTGCTGGAGAAGATTTTGGGAGAGCAGAACTGGCGGAAACTGCAGAATGGGGAAGCGATAGTTTTCGAGGACGGCAATCGCAGCTATCGCAAGGATGCTGTTTTTTTAAGGGATCTGAAAAAGTACCGGATGCCCGCTGTTGCTGCGAGGATAAGCCCGCGGCCGCTGCTTTTGGTGCACGGCACAGCCGACGAACTGGTGCCGGTGGATGACGCGCAGCTGCTATTCCAACAGGCAGGAGAGCCTAAGGAACTGGTGCTGCTACCCGGAGCGGATCATCATCTGTCCGCACATCAGGTGGAGGCGGGGCGCGCCACTCTGAACTGGCTGCAGCAGTACTTTAATACCCCAGGCTGA
- a CDS encoding radical SAM protein yields the protein MSGSVETTGSKLNFSFAKRYIGESVLRQLLNYLEGNPDTNIPRLFRILETIAPFPHYREMLRNVRNYYEQNPAIRTYFNSIFNEIDREVRNKLMCNFVINTMMLSASRRKQVEKEEGIHIPYTILIDPTSACNLKCAGCWAGEYAKHDQLEPELLDRILSEAKDLGIYAVVMSGGEPFVYPHLLDIAEKHNDMAFMIYTNGTRIDDRVADRLQLLGNIAPAISLEGWEEATDKRRGKGVFKKITEAMDRLKERGVVFGASITVTRHNVEEVTSDEFIDFLVDKGVRFLWSFHYIPIGRQPDLDLMILPEQRAYLVERVEEIRKSKPIAVADFWNDGRLTDGCIAGGKSYFHITARGDVEPCAFVHFAVDNIKEKSLKEVLNNPLFAEYQRRQPFSENLLRPCPIIDNPEALREMVAKSGARPTHPGADTVLSGEIGDFLDKRSAAWKEVADSIWAARKQN from the coding sequence ATGTCCGGCAGTGTTGAGACGACGGGGAGCAAACTGAACTTTAGTTTTGCCAAACGCTATATCGGGGAAAGCGTTCTCAGACAGCTGTTGAACTACCTGGAGGGCAACCCGGATACCAACATACCGCGCCTGTTTAGGATTTTGGAAACGATCGCTCCATTTCCCCATTACCGCGAGATGCTCCGCAATGTGCGCAACTATTATGAACAAAACCCCGCTATAAGAACCTATTTTAACAGTATCTTTAATGAGATCGATCGCGAGGTGCGCAATAAGCTGATGTGCAACTTTGTGATCAATACCATGATGTTGTCTGCCTCGCGTCGAAAGCAGGTGGAAAAGGAGGAGGGCATTCATATTCCTTATACCATCCTCATCGATCCTACCAGTGCCTGCAATCTTAAGTGCGCCGGTTGTTGGGCAGGGGAGTATGCCAAGCATGACCAGCTGGAACCTGAACTTCTCGACCGTATCTTGAGCGAGGCCAAAGACTTGGGGATCTATGCAGTTGTGATGTCCGGAGGGGAGCCCTTCGTCTACCCTCATCTCCTGGACATAGCCGAGAAGCACAACGATATGGCCTTCATGATCTATACCAACGGCACCAGAATTGACGACCGGGTAGCGGACCGGCTTCAGTTGCTGGGAAATATCGCTCCGGCCATCAGTCTGGAGGGATGGGAAGAAGCAACAGATAAGCGGCGGGGTAAAGGTGTTTTCAAGAAGATCACTGAGGCAATGGACCGATTGAAAGAAAGAGGGGTTGTATTCGGCGCCTCAATCACCGTAACCAGGCATAATGTTGAAGAGGTTACCAGCGATGAGTTTATCGATTTTCTGGTCGACAAAGGCGTCCGCTTCCTCTGGAGCTTCCACTATATACCAATCGGGCGGCAGCCGGACCTGGATTTGATGATCCTTCCGGAGCAGCGAGCTTATCTGGTTGAGCGCGTGGAGGAGATCAGAAAGAGTAAGCCTATTGCCGTTGCTGACTTTTGGAATGACGGGAGGTTGACGGACGGCTGTATAGCCGGAGGCAAGAGTTATTTCCATATAACGGCACGCGGTGATGTTGAACCCTGTGCCTTTGTGCACTTCGCCGTGGACAATATCAAAGAGAAGAGCCTTAAGGAGGTCCTCAATAACCCTCTGTTTGCTGAGTATCAGAGGCGGCAGCCGTTCTCCGAGAATTTGCTGCGCCCCTGTCCGATCATCGACAACCCCGAAGCTTTAAGGGAGATGGTCGCTAAAAGTGGTGCCCGCCCCACACATCCGGGAGCGGACACGGTGTTATCAGGGGAAATCGGGGACTTTCTCGACAAGCGATCTGCCGCCTGGAAAGAGGTTGCGGACTCGATCTGGGCTGCCCGGAAGCAGAATTAA
- a CDS encoding glutamine synthetase family protein: MYGLPRQEPLKKMCCDMREQGVADEFIIGPEFEFYVFSHIAYENLPQRAFFEIDSHQANWNMGDNSGQNLGYKTPHHGGYHVTAPWDITRDLRNEMCLCLEKLGVPVKYHHHEVGAAGQLEIEIEFGPMQKPRVGLNFYQLPLLTNIDRKKQEFTIICRICFR, from the coding sequence ATTTATGGTCTTCCCCGGCAAGAGCCCTTAAAGAAAATGTGCTGCGATATGAGAGAACAGGGGGTTGCCGATGAGTTTATTATCGGGCCCGAGTTTGAGTTTTATGTATTCAGCCATATTGCCTATGAGAATTTGCCTCAGCGCGCCTTTTTCGAAATCGATTCCCATCAGGCCAACTGGAATATGGGGGATAACTCAGGGCAGAACCTGGGTTATAAAACCCCACATCACGGCGGTTATCACGTGACGGCGCCCTGGGATATAACACGGGATCTCAGAAATGAGATGTGTCTGTGCCTTGAAAAGCTGGGCGTTCCCGTAAAGTATCACCACCACGAAGTGGGCGCTGCCGGTCAGTTAGAAATCGAGATTGAATTCGGGCCCATGCAAAAGCCCCGCGTGGGGCTTAATTTTTACCAATTGCCGTTATTAACAAACATTGACCGAAAAAAGCAGGAATTTACAATAATATGTCGAATATGCTTTCGATAG
- the pflB gene encoding formate C-acetyltransferase, with translation MEAVLEKDCYRNFSGTAWRERIDVRDFIMSNVTPYHGDSSFLEGPTRRTWELWERCRELLQEEYKRGGVYKIDPDTVQTITAYGPGYIDKELEIIVGLQTDEPLKRAVNPFGGIRMADNACRQYGEELNPRLKEIFMKYRVTHNDGVYMAYTPEMRRLRHFGIITGLPDAYGRGRIIGDYRRVPLYGVDRLIAQKEADLNTPEMLQIDGEEKIRLREEVRQQINSLHDLKRMAEGYGYDIGRPATNAREAVQWLYFAYLGAIKQQNGAAMSLGRVSTFLDIYLERDLAEGSLCESEAQELIDDFVIKLRLTRHLRTKEYDELFAGDPNWITESIGGMALDGRTLVTRTSFRFLHTLYNLGPFPEPNMTILWSQNLPRAFKEYCARVSIETCSLQYENDDLMRPIFGDDYGISCCTSAMQLGKQMQFFGARSNLAKCLLLTLNGGREEFSGEKIAPEVYVPGPGPLKFDEVWPAFQRMVAWLAEKYVATMNIIHYMHDKYAYESLQMALHDTRVDRLMAFGLAGLSVVADSLSAIKYARVEPVFDEKGLIVDFQISGDYPKYGNNDDRADEIAVEVTKLFDTELKKHPAYRGARHTLSLLTITSNVVYGKKTGTTPDGRRAGEPFAPGANPMHGRDTKGALAALASVAKIPYEHALDGISYTFSITPGGLGRDTDSRIKNLVALLDGYFLRKGHHINVNVFDRELLVDAMHHPEKYPQLTIRVSGYAVNFVKLSREQQEEVIKRTIFSRGLT, from the coding sequence ATGGAAGCAGTTCTGGAGAAGGATTGTTATCGCAATTTCTCGGGTACCGCCTGGCGGGAGCGGATCGATGTGCGGGACTTTATCATGTCCAATGTTACACCATACCACGGAGATTCATCTTTCCTGGAGGGGCCTACACGGCGCACCTGGGAGCTTTGGGAGCGCTGCCGGGAGCTGCTGCAGGAGGAATACAAAAGGGGGGGTGTCTATAAGATCGATCCAGATACCGTCCAGACCATCACGGCCTATGGGCCAGGCTATATAGACAAAGAACTGGAGATCATAGTCGGGTTGCAGACCGACGAGCCTTTAAAGAGGGCGGTCAACCCATTTGGCGGAATCCGCATGGCGGACAATGCCTGCCGCCAGTACGGGGAGGAACTGAACCCGCGACTTAAAGAGATTTTTATGAAGTACCGGGTGACGCACAATGACGGGGTTTATATGGCCTATACGCCGGAAATGCGCCGTCTCCGGCACTTCGGGATCATCACGGGGTTGCCCGATGCCTACGGGCGGGGGAGAATCATTGGCGACTACCGGCGCGTGCCCCTCTACGGCGTCGACCGGTTGATCGCCCAAAAGGAAGCCGACCTTAACACTCCGGAGATGCTGCAGATCGACGGGGAAGAAAAGATCAGACTGAGGGAAGAAGTGAGGCAGCAGATCAATTCTCTTCACGATCTCAAGAGAATGGCGGAGGGCTACGGGTATGACATCGGCCGTCCGGCGACCAATGCCCGGGAAGCCGTGCAGTGGCTGTACTTCGCTTACCTGGGGGCCATCAAGCAGCAGAACGGTGCGGCCATGTCCCTGGGGAGAGTGAGCACATTTCTTGATATCTACTTAGAGCGCGACCTTGCAGAGGGGTCGTTGTGCGAAAGTGAGGCCCAAGAGCTGATCGATGATTTTGTCATCAAGCTCCGTTTAACGAGGCACCTGCGAACGAAGGAGTACGACGAGCTCTTTGCGGGTGATCCCAATTGGATCACCGAATCCATCGGCGGGATGGCCCTGGATGGGAGAACTCTGGTGACCAGGACCTCTTTCCGCTTCTTGCACACCCTGTATAACCTTGGTCCCTTTCCTGAGCCCAATATGACAATTCTCTGGTCGCAGAACCTTCCCCGGGCGTTCAAGGAGTACTGTGCCCGGGTGTCCATCGAGACCTGCAGCCTCCAGTACGAAAATGACGACCTCATGCGCCCCATTTTCGGGGATGACTACGGCATCTCCTGCTGCACGTCGGCTATGCAGTTGGGAAAGCAGATGCAGTTTTTCGGGGCGCGCTCCAACCTGGCCAAATGCCTGCTCCTGACCCTGAACGGCGGGCGGGAGGAATTCAGCGGAGAAAAGATCGCTCCGGAGGTTTATGTGCCGGGCCCCGGCCCTTTAAAATTTGACGAGGTATGGCCGGCCTTTCAAAGGATGGTGGCCTGGCTGGCAGAGAAGTACGTGGCCACCATGAACATCATCCACTATATGCATGACAAGTATGCTTACGAAAGCCTGCAGATGGCCCTGCACGACACCCGGGTAGACCGGCTGATGGCTTTTGGACTGGCCGGCCTCTCCGTTGTGGCCGATTCCTTGAGCGCCATTAAATATGCCCGGGTGGAGCCGGTTTTTGATGAGAAGGGTTTGATTGTGGATTTTCAGATCAGCGGCGACTATCCCAAGTATGGGAACAATGATGACCGGGCTGATGAGATCGCCGTAGAAGTAACAAAGCTCTTCGACACCGAGCTCAAGAAGCATCCGGCCTACAGAGGGGCGCGGCATACACTTTCTCTGCTGACCATTACCAGCAATGTGGTTTACGGGAAGAAAACCGGGACTACCCCGGACGGAAGAAGGGCGGGGGAACCCTTCGCCCCCGGCGCCAATCCCATGCATGGAAGGGATACCAAAGGCGCCCTGGCCGCCCTGGCTTCGGTGGCCAAAATCCCCTACGAGCATGCTCTGGACGGCATTTCCTACACCTTTTCCATTACCCCGGGCGGTCTCGGGCGCGACACGGATAGTCGCATAAAAAACCTGGTAGCCCTGCTCGACGGGTACTTTTTAAGGAAGGGGCATCATATCAATGTTAATGTCTTTGACAGGGAACTCCTGGTCGATGCTATGCATCACCCGGAGAAATACCCCCAGTTGACCATTCGGGTATCCGGATACGCCGTTAATTTTGTGAAGCTGAGCAGAGAGCAGCAGGAAGAGGTTATTAAGCGAACAATTTTCAGCAGGGGATTGACCTAA
- a CDS encoding 2-hydroxyacyl-CoA dehydratase subunit D yields MLGWICAYTPEEIFSALGLDSFRLYGIGQAAAASLSYFPANFCPLARGCFCEGEEMLRDSSLSGIVLTASCHALVHLANGFKDNACRQKRRLFVYLLDLPRTCGFRNRAARVSFSLSLRDLVRELSSFYGVTWDEGKFWNAVEEHRQVRSLLRRIYLFQQERPESLRAAGLLEAVRAAGRSKKSDFYPVLRSVVEGLLGGEVPAPGSRAEKLLSGMRRRGSTGGPRLLVLGNSIPSVYLDLFEEMGADIVGDDLCQGYRYCLPEIAEEADPFAALARGYLERVPCPRMLSAGEYKEQLRKRLESCRPDGVVYHALKFCDSYLYQFPLIRQFLADEGLPVLYLETEYRGVGLEQARTRVQAFLEMVG; encoded by the coding sequence ATGCTGGGTTGGATCTGTGCCTATACACCGGAAGAGATTTTTTCTGCCTTGGGACTGGATTCCTTCCGACTCTACGGCATTGGGCAAGCCGCAGCGGCTTCCTTATCTTACTTTCCGGCGAACTTTTGCCCCTTGGCGAGGGGGTGTTTCTGTGAAGGGGAGGAGATGCTCAGAGACTCTTCTCTGTCGGGAATCGTTCTAACAGCCTCCTGCCATGCCTTGGTGCACCTGGCAAACGGCTTTAAAGATAACGCCTGCCGGCAAAAGAGGAGGTTGTTTGTCTATCTGCTCGACCTGCCCCGGACTTGCGGCTTCCGCAACAGGGCTGCCCGGGTGTCTTTTTCTTTATCCCTGCGCGATCTCGTCCGGGAATTGAGCTCTTTTTATGGCGTCACTTGGGATGAAGGGAAATTCTGGAATGCCGTGGAGGAACACCGGCAGGTGCGCTCTCTCCTGCGCCGGATTTACCTCTTCCAGCAGGAGCGCCCTGAGAGCCTTCGGGCAGCGGGTTTGCTGGAAGCAGTGCGCGCCGCCGGGAGAAGCAAAAAAAGCGATTTTTATCCTGTTCTCCGGAGTGTAGTTGAGGGGTTGCTGGGCGGAGAGGTCCCTGCTCCCGGTTCTCGGGCGGAGAAGCTGCTGTCGGGGATGCGAAGGCGGGGCTCTACAGGAGGGCCGCGCCTTCTAGTGCTGGGGAATTCTATTCCTTCAGTTTATCTAGATCTGTTTGAAGAAATGGGGGCTGACATTGTCGGGGATGATCTCTGTCAGGGATACCGGTACTGTCTTCCGGAGATCGCCGAAGAAGCGGACCCCTTTGCTGCCCTTGCCCGCGGCTATTTAGAGCGCGTTCCCTGCCCGCGCATGCTGTCCGCCGGGGAATACAAGGAGCAGCTGCGGAAGCGGCTAGAGTCCTGTCGACCGGATGGGGTCGTCTACCACGCTCTGAAGTTCTGCGACAGTTACCTGTATCAGTTTCCGTTAATCCGTCAGTTCCTGGCAGATGAAGGGCTGCCGGTGCTCTATCTGGAAACCGAATACCGGGGGGTGGGATTGGAACAGGCCAGAACGCGGGTTCAGGCCTTCCTGGAGATGGTGGGGTAA
- a CDS encoding 2-hydroxyacyl-CoA dehydratase subunit D: MDWKSVIRDLLRDRQRWGKVLSSPFSYRLLGGVLKMGRKSFSWQSTYLLGRFALQATENAYSRKVPVVWTSAFFPVEIAWSLGLCPFSPEIAAAFIAALGFGAEMLSAGEEAGYSRDICSFHRCIAGAAHSDCLPRPVALLASTHLCDGAPLLFQNMAEYYGAPFYTLDVPYHPLPEAEAYVAGQLEEIWRSLAELAGQKPDYARLAEAIRFSNAFRENMEAVERMRQQVPAPISGNIMLGFIYLFFLGQGSREAEEISACLRREVAAKIGENHPTDQRERFRILWLHLKPYYSGELMDFVEKEMGAILACEEMSHVYWPPLDPEQPFLSLARKVMANFDYKPLDYRIRTVKDLARKFRVDGVVHFSHHGCRQSTGGSMLLKAALQEAGVPVLLLEGDCLDGRAETGAGMLTRLQAFFEVLEERRRLGA; encoded by the coding sequence TTGGACTGGAAGTCGGTTATTCGTGACCTCTTGAGGGACCGCCAGCGATGGGGGAAGGTGCTTTCTTCGCCTTTTTCCTATCGCCTTTTAGGCGGTGTTCTAAAAATGGGGAGGAAAAGCTTTTCCTGGCAGTCCACCTATTTGCTGGGGCGCTTCGCCCTTCAGGCGACGGAAAATGCCTATTCCCGCAAGGTGCCTGTTGTTTGGACGAGCGCTTTCTTTCCGGTAGAGATCGCCTGGAGCCTGGGGCTTTGCCCTTTTTCACCGGAGATCGCCGCTGCCTTTATCGCTGCTCTGGGTTTTGGGGCGGAGATGCTGAGTGCAGGTGAAGAAGCAGGTTACAGCAGGGATATCTGCTCTTTCCACCGCTGTATTGCCGGTGCCGCCCATAGTGATTGCCTGCCCCGCCCGGTGGCGCTGCTGGCGAGCACTCATCTGTGTGATGGGGCGCCGCTGCTCTTTCAGAATATGGCCGAATACTACGGAGCCCCTTTTTATACCCTCGACGTTCCTTATCATCCCCTGCCGGAGGCGGAGGCTTACGTGGCGGGGCAACTTGAGGAGATATGGCGCTCTTTGGCAGAACTGGCCGGACAAAAGCCCGATTATGCGCGGCTTGCAGAGGCCATCCGCTTTAGCAACGCCTTCAGGGAGAATATGGAGGCTGTGGAAAGGATGCGGCAGCAGGTGCCGGCACCCATCTCGGGGAATATCATGCTGGGCTTTATCTACCTTTTCTTCCTCGGACAGGGGAGCAGGGAAGCGGAGGAGATCAGCGCCTGCCTGAGGAGGGAGGTGGCGGCAAAGATAGGGGAGAATCATCCCACGGATCAAAGGGAGAGGTTCCGTATTCTCTGGCTCCATCTGAAGCCTTACTACAGCGGGGAGTTGATGGATTTCGTGGAAAAGGAGATGGGGGCCATTTTGGCTTGCGAAGAGATGAGCCATGTCTACTGGCCGCCCCTGGATCCAGAGCAGCCCTTTCTCAGTCTGGCCCGGAAGGTGATGGCTAACTTCGATTACAAACCGTTGGATTACAGGATTAGGACCGTCAAAGACCTCGCCCGTAAGTTTCGGGTGGATGGTGTTGTTCATTTTTCTCATCATGGCTGCCGTCAGAGCACGGGAGGATCGATGCTCCTGAAGGCCGCCCTTCAGGAGGCTGGAGTTCCGGTTCTTCTGCTGGAGGGGGACTGCCTTGATGGTAGGGCGGAGACTGGTGCTGGAATGCTGACACGGCTCCAGGCCTTTTTTGAGGTGCTGGAGGAGAGAAGGAGGCTGGGTGCATAA
- a CDS encoding metallophosphoesterase family protein codes for MRYAIISDIHANLEALEATVEDLQTVQVDQVICLGDIVGYYPNPNECTAICRSQGFRCLRGNHDDAALGLCDIDDFNPVAREALIWTARALKEENKEWLRQLPEKLLVDGNFLAVHGSPWDPYAYIFSSGGALRAFSYMHTHHPEIDICFFGHTHQRALYTSEKGTVQENYKGKLYILSNRGLYLINPGSIGQPRDGQPGASYIIYDSQTREVEFRHVPYDISLTQRKVAAAKLPLMLAERLSLGY; via the coding sequence GTGCGCTACGCCATCATCAGCGATATTCACGCCAATCTAGAAGCCCTCGAGGCCACGGTCGAGGACCTTCAAACCGTGCAGGTTGATCAGGTGATCTGCCTAGGTGACATTGTCGGCTACTACCCTAACCCCAACGAATGCACCGCCATCTGCCGTTCTCAGGGCTTTCGCTGCCTGCGCGGCAACCACGACGACGCCGCTCTCGGGCTGTGCGACATCGACGACTTCAATCCTGTAGCACGGGAGGCTCTCATCTGGACAGCAAGGGCACTTAAAGAAGAAAACAAAGAGTGGCTCCGCCAACTACCGGAAAAGCTCCTGGTCGATGGGAATTTTCTGGCGGTGCACGGTTCACCATGGGACCCTTACGCCTACATTTTTTCATCCGGAGGAGCTTTGCGGGCGTTCTCTTACATGCACACCCATCATCCAGAAATCGACATCTGCTTTTTCGGACACACCCATCAGAGAGCTCTTTATACTTCCGAGAAAGGTACGGTTCAGGAGAATTACAAGGGAAAGCTTTATATCTTAAGCAACCGGGGGCTCTATCTGATCAATCCCGGCAGCATCGGCCAGCCAAGAGACGGCCAGCCGGGGGCTTCTTACATCATCTACGACTCCCAGACCCGGGAAGTCGAATTCCGGCATGTCCCCTATGACATCAGCCTGACCCAGCGGAAAGTAGCAGCCGCCAAACTCCCGCTGATGCTTGCCGAACGCCTCAGCCTGGGGTATTAA
- a CDS encoding acyl-CoA dehydratase activase has product MITAGIDVGSLTTDAVLLEGEEVLAYSIVNTGSQTQVAVEHAYKEALAKAGLDARDVAYVVATGYGRMSVPFADGQVTEITCHGRGSAFLAPEVRTVIDIGGQDSKVIKLDGQGSVVDFLMNDKCAAGTGRFLEVMAERLGLPIEDLAAEDEKASGAAAISSMCTVFAESEVVSLIAQGVSRSEIVRGLHRAIADRIGAMANRLGLAPRVMMTGGVAKNPGVVQALTERLGMEVVVPPEPQIVGALGAALIARMKVEKRGL; this is encoded by the coding sequence ATGATTACCGCCGGGATTGACGTAGGGTCGTTGACAACAGATGCTGTCCTGCTGGAGGGAGAAGAGGTATTGGCTTACAGTATAGTCAATACCGGTTCTCAGACACAGGTGGCCGTGGAGCACGCCTACAAAGAGGCACTGGCGAAAGCAGGCCTGGATGCAAGGGATGTAGCCTATGTGGTGGCTACCGGTTATGGGAGAATGAGTGTTCCGTTCGCCGATGGGCAGGTAACGGAGATAACCTGCCACGGCAGGGGTTCCGCCTTCCTGGCGCCGGAGGTCCGTACGGTCATCGATATCGGCGGCCAGGACAGCAAGGTGATCAAACTGGACGGACAGGGTAGCGTTGTTGACTTTCTTATGAACGACAAGTGCGCTGCAGGCACCGGCCGTTTCCTGGAAGTGATGGCCGAACGGCTGGGGCTTCCCATAGAGGATCTGGCGGCTGAGGATGAAAAAGCATCCGGGGCGGCGGCGATCAGCAGTATGTGTACGGTCTTTGCCGAATCGGAGGTGGTTTCTTTGATCGCACAGGGTGTTTCCCGTTCGGAGATCGTGCGGGGTCTGCACAGGGCTATTGCCGACCGCATCGGGGCGATGGCCAACCGGCTGGGTTTGGCTCCCCGGGTGATGATGACAGGAGGGGTCGCTAAGAATCCGGGGGTTGTCCAGGCGCTTACGGAAAGGCTGGGAATGGAGGTTGTCGTTCCTCCTGAGCCCCAGATTGTGGGGGCTTTAGGGGCAGCGCTGATTGCCCGAATGAAGGTGGAAAAACGAGGATTATGA
- a CDS encoding iron-dependent repressor has product MSEVSWVFWDEGVTSLRLTPRQREFLNRICDHFLKNKEPVHYTTVAKWMGVSKWTAYDMLKRLERNGYLSSRYSVNEKGLPGRSLLLFEPGAGLKKLLEQEDASLRREWQAWKGMLFQRFERLRSGSNGGECGSLIEELLAMLPEAKGPTASCACLIALFVAYLKTFNEQRMKMVRQMVAMISGPEQRLSLFSGTVAGIFSREMPGSGDGDAIATKEGFLAGMIDKFHQYLAGIDLKQHRLLAGFLDDLLQAVSC; this is encoded by the coding sequence ATGAGTGAGGTTTCTTGGGTTTTTTGGGATGAAGGAGTGACTTCGTTGCGGCTGACTCCGCGTCAGAGGGAGTTTTTAAACCGGATCTGCGATCATTTTCTCAAGAATAAGGAGCCTGTTCACTATACTACCGTAGCCAAGTGGATGGGGGTGAGCAAGTGGACGGCTTATGACATGCTCAAGCGTCTGGAACGGAATGGTTATCTTTCCTCCCGCTACTCTGTGAACGAGAAAGGCCTTCCCGGGCGGTCCCTTTTGTTATTTGAGCCGGGGGCAGGGTTGAAAAAGTTGCTGGAGCAGGAGGATGCCTCTCTGCGCCGGGAATGGCAGGCCTGGAAAGGAATGCTGTTTCAGCGCTTTGAGAGGTTGCGGTCGGGCTCGAACGGCGGTGAATGCGGCTCTCTGATCGAGGAACTGTTGGCCATGCTCCCGGAAGCCAAGGGTCCTACGGCCTCCTGTGCCTGTTTGATTGCTCTCTTTGTTGCCTATCTCAAGACCTTCAATGAGCAGAGGATGAAGATGGTGCGGCAGATGGTGGCCATGATCTCCGGCCCCGAGCAGCGCCTTTCCCTCTTTTCGGGGACGGTGGCCGGCATCTTCTCCAGGGAGATGCCCGGTAGTGGTGATGGCGATGCCATTGCCACCAAAGAAGGTTTCCTGGCCGGAATGATCGATAAGTTTCATCAGTACCTGGCCGGAATCGATCTGAAGCAGCACCGTTTGCTGGCAGGTTTTCTTGACGACCTGTTGCAGGCTGTGTCCTGCTGA